Proteins encoded within one genomic window of Sulfurovum sp. XGS-02:
- a CDS encoding urea amidolyase associated protein UAAP1 encodes MITMYKDIKPESILFDEVLPGGARWSKIIKRGDKLRITTKDGLGSLSAMFYNADNTAERFNSADTVKIQHNAYFTKGRVLYSEQGRVLFSITDETTGGLFDAIGGISNPRIVHKNFGEGDYEHLRNRYYKSDRENFLVELGKYGMGKRDMIQAINFFRRVDVKEGSKLELSPDRAKPGSYIDLRAEMNVLLVLSNTPHVMEAGEYNPSDVQLTLYKAPPVTEDDLCMNFTPQSQRAFINNARYFA; translated from the coding sequence ATGATAACAATGTATAAAGATATAAAACCGGAGAGTATCCTTTTTGATGAAGTACTTCCGGGAGGTGCCAGATGGTCAAAGATCATTAAGCGTGGCGACAAGCTTCGCATTACAACGAAAGATGGCTTAGGTTCTCTTTCAGCCATGTTCTACAATGCGGATAACACTGCTGAGCGTTTTAACTCAGCTGATACGGTAAAGATCCAGCATAATGCTTACTTCACGAAAGGAAGAGTACTCTACTCAGAACAGGGTCGTGTACTTTTCTCGATTACTGATGAGACAACAGGAGGGCTTTTTGACGCTATCGGCGGGATAAGCAATCCTCGTATTGTCCATAAGAATTTTGGAGAAGGTGACTACGAGCATTTGCGTAACCGTTATTACAAAAGTGACCGTGAAAACTTCCTGGTCGAACTGGGTAAATACGGTATGGGTAAACGTGATATGATCCAGGCGATCAACTTCTTTAGAAGAGTCGACGTCAAAGAGGGAAGTAAACTTGAACTCTCACCGGATCGTGCCAAACCGGGAAGCTACATTGACCTGCGTGCAGAGATGAACGTACTTTTGGTACTCTCAAACACACCACATGTAATGGAAGCGGGTGAGTATAATCCAAGTGATGTACAATTGACACTTTATAAGGCACCCCCTGTGACCGAGGATGACCTATGTATGAACTTTACACCACAATCACAACGTGCTTTTATCAACAACGCACGTTATTTTGCCTAA
- a CDS encoding ABC transporter ATP-binding protein — MSLIHIKNLWKKYDDNVVLERINLDIEEGEFCTLVGPSGCGKSTFLKMLLGQEIPTSGTFLLDGKPFPDEPGIERGIVFQRYSVFPHLTVLGNVMMSMELKASKFFGKFFGTKRKEAKERAMEMLRSVGLGDAADKYPSELSGGMQQRLSIAQSLVTKPKILLLDEPFGALDPGIRADMHKLILDLWKKNNLTIVMVTHDLHESFYLGTRLLVFDKVRYEPQAPNMYGALITYDIPVGDTRESVLKDVEESINE, encoded by the coding sequence ATGAGTCTTATTCATATTAAAAACCTTTGGAAAAAGTATGATGACAATGTCGTATTGGAAAGAATCAATCTTGATATCGAAGAGGGAGAGTTTTGTACGCTGGTCGGTCCCTCTGGCTGTGGAAAGAGTACATTCTTAAAAATGCTTCTTGGACAGGAGATACCCACAAGTGGGACATTCCTTCTTGATGGGAAGCCTTTTCCTGACGAACCGGGAATAGAACGAGGTATCGTATTTCAGCGTTACTCTGTGTTTCCGCATTTAACGGTGTTGGGGAATGTAATGATGTCTATGGAACTCAAAGCGTCAAAATTTTTTGGGAAATTCTTTGGAACAAAGCGTAAAGAAGCTAAAGAGCGTGCCATGGAGATGCTTAGGTCAGTCGGTCTTGGTGATGCGGCAGATAAATACCCCAGCGAACTCTCAGGAGGTATGCAACAGCGTCTCTCTATTGCACAGTCATTGGTCACTAAACCAAAGATACTTTTGCTGGATGAACCATTTGGTGCCTTGGATCCGGGGATTCGTGCCGATATGCATAAGCTTATCTTGGATCTTTGGAAGAAGAACAATCTCACGATCGTGATGGTTACCCATGATCTTCATGAGAGCTTCTACCTTGGTACACGTCTGCTTGTCTTTGATAAGGTACGTTATGAACCGCAGGCACCTAACATGTACGGGGCATTAATCACGTATGACATACCTGTAGGTGATACAAGAGAATCAGTCTTAAAAGATGTAGAAGAATCTATAAATGAATAA
- a CDS encoding ABC transporter permease, with protein MKRFMNLRPSRGATLFLGLLPFIIVAVFYLVASDMRLSENPNDKLLPSMASFSEAIDRMAFTPSKRTGEILFIGDTVSSLERLGLGVLISAVLAMLIGIPLGFIPFLRAGLSPFVAAFSMVPPMAILPILFIVFGMGELAKVALIVIGVTPLLVRDMQQRVSEIPVEQLIKAQTLGGSSWTIVMRVVLPQVFPRLLDAVRITLGTAWIFLISAEAIAATEGLGYRIFLVRRYMSMDVILPYVAWITFLAFLFDFALKKLTYKLFPWYTAGKEGA; from the coding sequence ATGAAACGATTTATGAACCTTCGGCCATCAAGAGGAGCAACGCTCTTCTTGGGATTATTACCATTTATTATTGTCGCGGTGTTCTATCTCGTGGCATCTGATATGCGTCTTTCGGAAAATCCGAATGATAAGCTTCTGCCTTCCATGGCAAGCTTTTCAGAGGCTATCGACCGTATGGCATTTACACCAAGTAAACGAACAGGTGAAATACTTTTCATTGGAGATACGGTCTCTTCACTTGAACGATTAGGACTCGGGGTCCTCATAAGTGCTGTATTGGCAATGCTTATCGGTATCCCTCTAGGGTTTATTCCCTTCCTTCGTGCAGGATTATCACCTTTTGTGGCGGCCTTTTCCATGGTCCCGCCCATGGCGATCCTGCCTATTTTGTTCATTGTGTTCGGTATGGGAGAGCTGGCAAAGGTTGCACTGATCGTCATCGGGGTGACACCTTTACTTGTCCGTGATATGCAGCAGCGTGTCTCTGAGATACCGGTGGAACAGCTTATTAAAGCGCAGACACTTGGAGGATCAAGCTGGACGATCGTGATGCGTGTTGTATTGCCACAGGTTTTCCCAAGACTGCTTGATGCAGTTCGTATCACACTGGGTACGGCATGGATCTTTCTTATTTCGGCAGAAGCGATCGCAGCTACCGAAGGTTTAGGATACCGTATCTTTTTGGTACGCCGTTATATGTCAATGGATGTGATCCTGCCTTATGTAGCATGGATCACATTCCTTGCCTTCTTGTTCGATTTTGCCTTAAAGAAGCTGACCTATAAACTATTCCCTTGGTATACAGCCGGAAAGGAGGGGGCATGA
- a CDS encoding urea amidolyase associated protein UAAP2, whose protein sequence is MSRDIKDAVYNEKVAAGVPWSHVVKKGQTLRIIDLKGCQAVDTLFYNANDHEERYSANDTVREQGSIFVTTGTKLISTDDNVMMEVTEDTCGNHDTLGGHCSAESNTVRYALDTKYMHSCRDNYLYEIGELEMDPRDLTNNINFFMNVPVEDDGFLVIVDGVSKPGDYVDLKAEMDTLVLVSNCPQLNNPCNAYDPSPVQMVIWDD, encoded by the coding sequence ATGAGCAGAGATATTAAAGATGCAGTATACAATGAAAAGGTGGCAGCCGGTGTACCTTGGAGCCATGTGGTCAAAAAAGGCCAAACCCTTCGTATCATCGATCTTAAAGGGTGTCAGGCAGTCGATACGCTTTTTTACAATGCAAACGACCATGAAGAGCGTTATTCAGCCAACGACACGGTGAGAGAACAGGGAAGCATTTTTGTGACAACAGGAACAAAACTGATCTCAACAGATGACAATGTGATGATGGAAGTGACAGAAGATACCTGTGGTAACCATGACACACTGGGTGGTCACTGCAGTGCAGAGAGTAACACGGTACGTTATGCACTTGATACCAAATATATGCACAGTTGCCGTGACAACTACCTCTATGAGATCGGTGAGCTGGAGATGGACCCAAGAGACCTTACCAACAACATCAACTTCTTTATGAACGTTCCGGTTGAAGATGACGGTTTCCTTGTGATCGTAGACGGTGTCTCCAAACCTGGCGACTATGTGGACCTGAAAGCTGAGATGGATACCTTGGTACTGGTTTCTAACTGTCCGCAGTTGAACAACCCGTGCAACGCCTACGATCCATCTCCTGTTCAAATGGTAATCTGGGACGATTAA